In a single window of the Spartobacteria bacterium genome:
- the nspC gene encoding carboxynorspermidine decarboxylase → MERSLSERIALGPVLHDLPSPCYLVDEEALQSNLNVLASVKERTGCRILLALKAFGMFYTFPMLRRVLDGTCASSPHEAQLGREEFGGEVHAFAAAYSQSDLDALLKTCDHIDFNSFTQLQRFRSQARRHEDKTAFGLRINPMHSTGHVPLYDPCAPYSRLGIRRDQFAGQSLDIISGLHFHTLCEQNADALATTLDAVEKQFGYLLHQMKWLNMGGGHHITRADYDIDRLCQLIDHVRQTYDVEVYLEPGEAVALNAGVLVCEVLDIIENGMPIAILNTSAACHMPDVLEMPYRPAIYGADEPGIHAHIYRLTGLTCLAGDVIGDYSFAQPLHVGDRLVFGDMAHYTMVKNNTFNGIPLPAIVYAHDATTFTIVRSFDYQDFKHRLS, encoded by the coding sequence ATGGAAAGAAGTCTTTCTGAGCGAATAGCACTCGGCCCCGTCCTGCACGACCTGCCCTCCCCCTGCTATCTGGTGGATGAGGAGGCCCTGCAATCCAATCTGAATGTACTGGCATCCGTCAAAGAACGTACCGGATGCCGCATTCTTCTGGCATTGAAGGCCTTCGGGATGTTTTACACCTTTCCCATGCTTCGGCGTGTATTGGACGGAACCTGCGCCAGTTCACCGCATGAAGCACAACTCGGGCGAGAGGAATTCGGCGGCGAAGTCCATGCCTTTGCCGCCGCCTACAGTCAAAGCGATCTGGATGCATTACTGAAAACCTGCGATCATATCGACTTCAATTCTTTTACGCAGCTCCAGCGATTTCGATCACAAGCCCGACGCCACGAAGATAAAACCGCTTTTGGACTGCGCATCAATCCCATGCATTCCACCGGACACGTGCCGCTCTATGATCCCTGCGCCCCTTATTCGCGACTGGGGATCCGACGCGATCAGTTCGCCGGACAATCGCTCGATATCATCAGCGGGCTTCACTTCCACACGCTCTGCGAGCAAAATGCCGACGCCTTGGCTACTACACTGGATGCCGTCGAAAAGCAGTTTGGCTATCTGCTGCACCAGATGAAATGGCTCAACATGGGCGGCGGCCATCACATCACCCGCGCCGACTACGATATCGATCGTCTGTGCCAGCTCATTGATCATGTCCGCCAAACCTATGATGTAGAAGTATATCTGGAACCAGGCGAAGCCGTGGCGCTCAATGCGGGCGTACTCGTCTGTGAAGTGCTCGACATCATTGAAAACGGCATGCCCATCGCCATCCTCAACACCTCTGCGGCCTGTCATATGCCCGATGTGCTGGAAATGCCCTATCGGCCCGCCATCTATGGTGCCGATGAGCCCGGAATCCATGCCCACATCTACCGACTGACCGGACTAACCTGTCTGGCAGGCGATGTCATTGGCGATTATTCTTTTGCACAACCACTGCACGTGGGCGATCGCCTCGTTTTCGGCGACATGGCACACTACACCATGGTAAAAAACAATACCTTCAACGGCATCCCCCTGCCCGCCATTGTTTATGCCCACGATGCCACAACCTTTACCATCGTCAGATCCTTCGACTATCAGGATTTCAAGCACCGCCTTTCTTAA
- a CDS encoding saccharopine dehydrogenase family protein, with translation MSKVLIIGAGGVGSVVVQKCALLPDVFSEIVLASRTKSKCDAIAALCSRPIETAQLDADNVPELIALIQRVKPDLVMNIALPYQDLHIMDACLATGVDYMDTANYEPPDEARFCYRWQWDYQDRFKEKGIMALLGSGFDPGVTSVFCSWAQKHHFDEIHEIDIIDCNAGSHGQPFATNFNPEINIREVTAKGRYWEKGQWIETAPLSVKQEFEMPENLGKLNIYLMYHEELESLAAHIPHLKKARFWMSFSDNYLKHLEVLGNIGMTRIDPVTFNGQEIIPLKFLKALLPDPGSLGPLTTGKTCIGCRIKGIKDGKERLYYIYNICDHAACYAEVSSQAISYTTGVPAMIGAKMMLTQQWKGSGVFNMEQFDPDPFMDALKQYGLPWKEVFLSE, from the coding sequence ATGTCAAAAGTACTGATTATAGGTGCCGGCGGTGTCGGCAGTGTGGTGGTTCAGAAATGTGCCCTGCTTCCCGACGTTTTTTCTGAAATTGTTCTGGCAAGTCGTACCAAATCTAAATGCGATGCCATCGCTGCATTATGCAGCCGGCCCATAGAAACGGCACAGCTCGACGCGGATAACGTTCCGGAACTGATCGCTTTAATCCAGCGTGTTAAACCCGATCTGGTAATGAATATCGCCCTGCCCTACCAGGATCTTCATATCATGGATGCCTGCCTGGCCACAGGTGTGGACTACATGGATACCGCAAATTATGAACCCCCCGACGAAGCCCGTTTCTGCTACCGGTGGCAGTGGGATTATCAGGACCGGTTCAAAGAAAAAGGAATCATGGCACTGCTTGGCTCCGGCTTTGATCCCGGTGTTACCAGCGTCTTTTGCAGCTGGGCGCAGAAACACCATTTCGATGAAATTCACGAAATCGATATCATCGACTGCAATGCCGGTAGCCACGGACAACCTTTTGCCACCAATTTCAATCCGGAAATCAACATTCGCGAAGTCACAGCCAAAGGCCGGTATTGGGAAAAAGGTCAATGGATTGAAACCGCCCCCCTGTCCGTAAAACAAGAATTTGAAATGCCGGAGAATCTCGGCAAACTCAACATCTATCTGATGTATCACGAGGAACTGGAATCACTGGCAGCGCACATACCGCACCTGAAAAAAGCACGTTTCTGGATGAGCTTCTCAGACAACTACTTAAAACATCTGGAAGTCCTTGGTAATATCGGCATGACGCGCATCGATCCTGTCACGTTCAACGGACAGGAAATCATCCCGCTGAAATTCCTCAAAGCACTCCTGCCTGATCCCGGTTCACTGGGACCGCTAACCACCGGCAAGACCTGTATCGGCTGTCGCATCAAAGGCATCAAGGACGGAAAAGAGCGTCTTTACTACATTTACAACATATGCGATCACGCCGCATGCTACGCAGAGGTCAGTTCGCAGGCCATTTCTTACACCACCGGCGTGCCCGCCATGATTGGTGCAAAAATGATGCTCACCCAACAGTGGAAAGGAAGCGGCGTGTTCAACATGGAACAGTTTGATCCTGATCCTTTTATGGATGCTCTTAAACAATACGGATTACCATGGAAAGAAGTCTTTCTGAGCGAATAG
- the speA gene encoding biosynthetic arginine decarboxylase, with the protein MAAELYGIHNWSASYFDVSDAGEVSICLKNEGIDTTVSLIDIITGVKERGLELPVLLRISNILDSRIRLLNEAFRDTMEKQGYTGCYRGIYPIKVNQQQHIIEEITQYGKAFHHGLEAGSKAELIAAISFMNDPEAYLICNGYKDEEFVELGLNALRIGIRCVFVLETPSELKLVLEQAKRMDVRPIIGVRMKLSSKVSGHWTESGGDNSVFGLNTSQVIDIVDELKREGMLDCLQLLHYHLGSQVPNIRDIRFAVAEGCRIYAGLVNEGAPMGLLDLGGGLAVDYDGSHTNFTSSSNYTLQEYCFDVVEVVMSTLDQADVPHPTILTESGRAIVAYHSVLLFNVLDISRFETHTLPGTLPENVHEQVKYLMDAATSLSQKNVQECVNDALYYRDEIRQLFRHGAIGLRERGLAEQIFWNLAGRASREIKKMKYVPEDLQGLETALADTYYCNFSVFQSLPDAWAIEQLFPVIPLHRLNERPIREAILADITCDCDGKIDHFIDLHDVKRTLRVHEINNDEEYYLGAFLVGAYQETLGDLHNLLGDTNVVGIRIDESGHVHYTHEMEGDSVADVLSYVEYDTKAMIARIRSMAEQAVRKGTITPTERRNIMQFYETGLRGYTYFEK; encoded by the coding sequence ATGGCTGCTGAACTGTATGGCATTCACAACTGGAGTGCGTCATACTTTGACGTATCAGATGCCGGAGAAGTCAGTATATGTCTGAAAAACGAGGGAATCGACACAACCGTCAGCCTTATTGACATCATCACCGGGGTCAAAGAGCGCGGCCTGGAACTACCTGTTTTATTGCGCATCAGCAATATTTTAGATTCACGAATCCGCCTGCTTAATGAAGCATTCAGAGATACGATGGAAAAACAGGGATATACGGGATGCTATCGCGGCATCTACCCTATAAAGGTCAATCAGCAGCAGCATATTATCGAAGAAATCACCCAGTACGGCAAAGCTTTTCACCACGGGCTGGAAGCGGGAAGCAAAGCGGAGCTGATTGCGGCCATTTCGTTTATGAATGATCCAGAAGCTTATCTTATCTGCAATGGATATAAAGATGAAGAATTTGTCGAATTAGGTCTCAACGCGCTTCGCATAGGCATCCGATGCGTCTTTGTTCTGGAAACCCCCAGCGAACTGAAATTGGTTCTCGAACAAGCGAAACGCATGGATGTACGCCCCATCATCGGTGTTCGCATGAAATTATCCTCCAAGGTCAGCGGACACTGGACAGAATCGGGCGGAGACAACTCGGTTTTTGGTCTAAACACATCTCAGGTCATCGATATTGTAGATGAACTCAAGAGAGAGGGCATGCTGGACTGCCTTCAGCTGCTGCATTATCATCTGGGGTCGCAGGTTCCCAATATTCGCGATATCCGGTTTGCCGTGGCGGAAGGATGCCGCATTTATGCCGGCCTGGTCAATGAAGGTGCCCCCATGGGACTGCTTGATCTGGGCGGCGGACTGGCCGTAGACTATGACGGATCTCACACGAATTTCACCAGCAGCAGTAACTACACCCTGCAGGAATATTGTTTCGACGTCGTCGAAGTCGTGATGTCCACCCTGGATCAGGCCGATGTGCCACATCCAACGATTCTGACAGAATCAGGACGGGCGATCGTGGCGTATCATTCCGTGCTTCTTTTTAATGTATTGGATATCAGCCGGTTTGAAACCCATACCCTACCCGGAACATTGCCGGAAAACGTACATGAACAGGTGAAATATCTGATGGATGCGGCCACATCGCTCTCTCAGAAAAATGTACAGGAATGCGTCAATGATGCGCTGTATTATCGGGATGAAATCCGCCAGCTGTTTCGTCACGGGGCCATTGGCCTGCGGGAACGGGGTCTGGCAGAACAGATTTTCTGGAATCTGGCAGGACGGGCTTCGCGTGAAATAAAAAAAATGAAATATGTTCCGGAGGATCTTCAGGGGCTGGAAACCGCATTGGCCGATACCTACTATTGCAACTTCAGCGTTTTTCAGTCGCTGCCGGATGCCTGGGCTATTGAGCAGCTCTTCCCCGTGATCCCCCTTCACCGCCTAAATGAGCGACCGATCAGAGAAGCGATTCTGGCTGATATCACCTGTGACTGTGACGGCAAGATTGATCACTTCATCGATCTGCATGACGTAAAACGAACCCTGCGGGTGCATGAGATCAACAACGATGAGGAATACTATCTGGGAGCATTTCTCGTCGGTGCCTATCAGGAAACACTGGGTGATCTGCATAATCTGCTGGGTGACACCAATGTAGTCGGGATTCGCATTGATGAATCCGGCCATGTACATTACACCCATGAAATGGAAGGCGATTCCGTGGCCGACGTGCTTTCCTATGTGGAATACGACACCAAAGCAATGATTGCCCGTATCCGTTCCATGGCCGAACAGGCCGTTCGCAAGGGGACAATCACCCCGACAGAACGCCGCAATATTATGCAGTTCTACGAAACAGGACTGCGCGGCTATACCTATTTTGAAAAATAA